One genomic window of Candidatus Hydrogenedentota bacterium includes the following:
- a CDS encoding cation acetate symporter, whose amino-acid sequence MYYSTSLIAIVVFMFFVAVVLGLSFYLARRGQTAKGYYAAHGQIHWAVNGVAFAGDYLSAASFLGICGLIASYGYDGFLYSIGYLAGWVVALFVIAEPIKRLGKFTFADALDSCYDSRAIKLAVAISTLAISAFYLIPQMVGAGALITPLLGLPHYAGVLIVGITVTLIVVTAGMVSTTWVQFIKGFLLVLFCAALTTMILSRGFTATPVESPWNPEAMRADVGEKMWDKGIQLDENAWPGKPYVKAISSEGVESVMRVTDAGWITTQSVTIKPDGTRLVNGRTQSRDHDLSPVGTIARLPGDVERTGPVGPVEFFDILRQSEITTWTKEDLKSEDGTRTAVYYPVQRSGADLLKPGGYFKGMTSPNFTEKLDFISLMLALFCGTASLPHILIRYYTVKDQASARKSTVVGIAAIGFFYVLTLYLGFGAMTSGAMDVTDNNMSAPLLARSFSELMFAIISAIAFTTVLGTVSGLIMAGSGAVAHDLLENFFRIPMNDHQKVLYGKFAALLLGVGAMVLGVLFKNFNVSFLVGWAFNIAASANLPALVMMLFWRRTTKQGIAAAVFVGMTTSLLWILLSGDTYAKVYGWDPKTSIIPFSQPALVTIPLGFLVLIGVSLITPKPAHSVAEELAEG is encoded by the coding sequence ATGTATTACTCCACGTCGCTCATAGCCATCGTGGTCTTCATGTTCTTTGTCGCCGTCGTACTCGGCCTATCCTTCTACCTCGCACGGCGCGGGCAGACTGCAAAGGGATATTACGCCGCGCACGGTCAAATTCATTGGGCGGTGAACGGAGTCGCGTTCGCGGGCGACTACCTCAGCGCGGCGTCTTTCCTCGGTATCTGTGGGTTGATCGCGTCCTACGGTTACGACGGTTTTCTTTATTCAATCGGTTATCTCGCCGGTTGGGTGGTCGCGTTGTTCGTCATCGCTGAACCGATCAAACGACTCGGCAAATTTACCTTTGCCGACGCGCTCGACAGCTGCTACGATTCCCGCGCGATCAAACTGGCCGTTGCCATCTCCACATTGGCCATCAGCGCGTTTTATCTCATCCCACAGATGGTCGGCGCGGGCGCGCTGATTACACCGTTGCTGGGCCTCCCGCACTACGCGGGCGTGCTTATCGTCGGCATCACCGTAACGCTCATCGTCGTTACCGCGGGCATGGTCTCCACGACCTGGGTCCAGTTCATCAAGGGATTCTTGCTCGTCCTGTTCTGCGCCGCCCTCACCACGATGATTCTTTCACGCGGCTTTACAGCCACACCCGTTGAGTCGCCGTGGAACCCCGAGGCTATGCGCGCAGACGTCGGCGAGAAGATGTGGGACAAGGGCATTCAACTCGACGAAAATGCGTGGCCGGGCAAACCCTACGTGAAAGCGATATCGAGCGAGGGCGTCGAGTCCGTCATGCGCGTAACCGATGCGGGATGGATCACCACACAATCGGTTACCATCAAGCCGGATGGCACAAGACTCGTGAACGGCCGCACGCAATCGCGCGACCACGACCTCTCTCCCGTCGGCACCATCGCCCGGCTGCCCGGCGACGTGGAGCGAACCGGACCCGTCGGTCCCGTCGAGTTCTTCGATATTCTCCGCCAGTCTGAGATCACCACGTGGACGAAAGAAGACCTTAAGAGCGAAGACGGCACGAGAACTGCCGTGTATTACCCGGTGCAGCGGAGCGGCGCCGACTTGCTGAAGCCGGGCGGATACTTCAAGGGTATGACCTCGCCGAACTTCACCGAAAAGCTCGACTTCATTTCGCTCATGCTCGCACTCTTCTGCGGTACCGCATCGCTCCCTCACATTCTCATCCGCTATTACACCGTGAAGGACCAGGCATCCGCGCGCAAGAGCACCGTCGTGGGCATCGCGGCGATCGGATTCTTTTACGTGCTGACACTGTATCTCGGCTTCGGCGCGATGACCTCCGGCGCTATGGACGTCACGGACAACAACATGTCCGCGCCGCTGCTCGCGCGATCGTTCAGCGAACTGATGTTCGCGATCATTTCCGCCATTGCGTTCACGACGGTATTGGGAACGGTGTCGGGCCTTATCATGGCGGGTTCCGGCGCCGTCGCGCACGACCTGCTCGAGAACTTCTTCCGCATCCCCATGAACGATCACCAAAAGGTGCTCTACGGAAAATTTGCGGCCCTGTTGCTCGGGGTCGGCGCAATGGTCCTCGGCGTGCTCTTCAAAAACTTCAACGTCAGCTTTCTCGTCGGCTGGGCATTCAACATCGCCGCCTCCGCGAACCTGCCGGCACTCGTCATGATGCTCTTCTGGCGCCGCACCACGAAGCAGGGCATCGCCGCGGCGGTCTTTGTCGGCATGACGACGTCCCTGCTGTGGATTCTCCTGTCCGGCGACACGTACGCAAAGGTATATGGCTGGGACCCGAAAACGTCGATCATCCCCTTCAGCCAACCCGCGTTGGTGACGATTCCGCTTGGCTTCCTCGTGCTGATCGGCGTTTCACTCATTACGCCCAAGCCCGCGCATTCCGTGGCGGAGGAATTGGCGGAAGGTTAA
- a CDS encoding nicotinate-nucleotide adenylyltransferase codes for MSDPCRIGVFGGTFDPIHNTHLAIARAARQQADLDIVLFVVSAQPPHKHGATFATAEDRLALVEAAVADVPGMRASRIELDRVGPSYTADTLETLHREYPQTELFLIIGMDSLIDLPKWRTPDRILARAHLLVVPRPGDAEIPALVQGRHTMLDFPKSDVSSTDIRARIESGDPCADVLPPSVAALIQQRGLYRECAEHSTRG; via the coding sequence GTGAGTGACCCGTGCCGCATCGGTGTCTTCGGCGGCACCTTCGATCCGATCCATAACACGCACCTCGCGATCGCCCGTGCCGCACGCCAGCAGGCGGACCTCGATATTGTGCTGTTCGTAGTCTCGGCGCAACCACCGCACAAACACGGCGCAACGTTCGCCACCGCCGAGGATCGCCTTGCCCTGGTGGAAGCCGCCGTCGCCGACGTGCCCGGTATGAGGGCCAGCCGAATCGAACTGGATCGCGTGGGCCCGTCGTACACCGCGGACACCCTCGAAACCCTCCACAGGGAATACCCGCAAACAGAACTCTTTCTCATCATCGGTATGGATTCACTGATCGATCTGCCGAAATGGCGCACGCCGGATCGCATTCTCGCGCGCGCACACCTGTTGGTCGTGCCGCGGCCCGGTGACGCCGAAATCCCGGCGCTCGTACAAGGCCGTCATACGATGCTCGACTTCCCGAAGTCCGATGTCTCATCGACAGACATTCGCGCGCGCATCGAGTCCGGCGACCCTTGCGCCGACGTCCTCCCCCCGTCCGTCGCAGCCCTTATTCAACAACGAGGCCTTTATCGTGAGTGCGCTGAACATTCCACGCGCGGATGA
- a CDS encoding HD domain-containing protein codes for MSALNIPRADEFVARLRQRLSENRVRHCISVAETMWCIAGAIGINPERAAVAGLLHDMCKAFTPADMLAAAERYRIAVTETQRQRPALLHGHVAAEEARHELGVAHDDVYEAIAWHVTGRPQIGPLALALYYADFSEPFREFDEALVARDIYRREGLRKAVSYIAHAKIERLMNKKGLVDPHAHDFRLWLQTQNA; via the coding sequence GTGAGTGCGCTGAACATTCCACGCGCGGATGAGTTCGTCGCGCGCCTGCGACAGCGCCTCAGCGAGAACCGCGTGCGCCACTGTATCTCCGTCGCCGAGACCATGTGGTGCATCGCCGGCGCAATCGGCATCAACCCGGAGCGCGCCGCCGTCGCCGGATTGCTTCACGACATGTGCAAGGCGTTTACCCCCGCGGACATGCTGGCCGCCGCCGAGCGTTACCGCATTGCGGTTACCGAAACACAACGCCAACGTCCGGCGCTCCTGCATGGCCACGTCGCCGCCGAGGAGGCACGACACGAACTCGGCGTCGCACATGATGACGTCTACGAAGCCATCGCGTGGCACGTGACGGGCCGTCCCCAAATTGGCCCGCTTGCCCTTGCCCTCTATTACGCCGACTTCTCCGAACCGTTCCGAGAATTCGATGAAGCATTGGTCGCGCGAGACATATACAGGCGAGAAGGTTTGCGCAAAGCCGTGTCGTATATTGCGCATGCAAAGATTGAGCGGCTAATGAACAAGAAAGGCCTTGTCGATCCCCACGCGCATGATTTCCGGCTCTGGCTACAAACACAGAACGCATAA
- a CDS encoding methylmalonyl-CoA mutase family protein, whose translation MLPCALSCVVDPIPGRAFKPEGKAEGDSLKFRRNQACKVLPLNQHRRFPIVDPKDLGVSTKATTAAYHPKHHVRVVTATSLFDGHDAAINIMRRVLQDSGAEVIHLGHNRSVAEIVDAAIQEDAHAIAVSSYQGGHIEFFQYIVDLLRERGAAHIKVFGGGGGVIVPSEIRQIESMGVSKIYSPEDGRTLGLQGMINHLLQSVDTPLDFSPCLEGPLELTPDNSLRVARFITAIEEGHDRQNGLLAVIRKRLPDAPDKTIPVLGVTGTGGAGKSSLVDELVTRFLNDFSDKTVAVLSVDPSRRRTGGALLGDRIRMNVLDRGRVYMRSLATRAKRSDISESLADAIAVVKAAGFDWVIVETAGIGQGDAGIVPLVDVALYVMTAEFGAPSQLEKIDMLDFAHLVAINKFERKGSEDALRHVRKQYQRNHGLFDAKPEDMPVYGTIASKFNDDGVSALYHGVLRAIRDKTGIDWKSSLPWSPYKTSSSRTIIVPTDRVRYLAEIAGTVRTYRAWAQDQARIAEQLWQLDGALEQLSLDDGARTALSARKSELEHSLSPECAAALREFERVRKDYSGDEFMYRVREREVRTPLYRESLSGTRVPRVALPRFRNPGDILRWVLLENVPGRFPFTAGVFPFKRADEEPTRMFAGEGDAARTNRRFKYLSRNSEAKRLSTAFDSVTLYGWDPDERPDIYGKVGTSGVSIATLDDMKVLYDGFDLCAPNTSVSMTINGPAPMILAMFLNTAIDQQIARFAAEKGREPNAEESAAIRDDALRSVRGTVQADILKEDQAQNTCIFSVDIALRMMGDIQRYFIDHDVRNFYSVSISGFHMAEAGCNPISQVAFTLANGFTFVEYYLSRGMHIDDFAQNLSFFFSSGMDPEYAVINRVARRVWAVAMRDKYGANERSQKFKVHIQTSGRSLHSQEYEFNDIRTTLQALMALNDNCNSLHTNAYDEAVTTPSEESVRRALAIQQIINKEFGIYGNENALQGSFIIDELSDLVEEAILKEFERLSDRGGVLGAMETGYQRSKIQEESLYYESLKTSGAYPIVGVNCFLNPNQDHVEKTEKLDLMRATEDEKAAQLRRLREFHARYASESKASLRSLQQVALSDGNIFEELMKTVRTCSLGQITQALFEVGGRYRRSM comes from the coding sequence ATGCTGCCCTGCGCCCTGTCGTGCGTAGTAGACCCGATTCCGGGGCGCGCCTTCAAACCAGAGGGGAAAGCAGAGGGAGATTCCTTGAAGTTTAGACGAAATCAAGCGTGCAAAGTGCTTCCTTTGAATCAGCACAGGCGCTTTCCTATAGTCGATCCGAAGGATTTGGGCGTGTCTACGAAGGCCACAACTGCCGCATACCATCCCAAACACCACGTACGCGTGGTGACCGCTACGTCCCTGTTTGACGGTCACGACGCGGCGATTAACATCATGCGGCGGGTGTTGCAGGACTCGGGCGCGGAGGTGATACACCTTGGCCACAACCGGTCCGTGGCGGAGATCGTCGACGCGGCGATTCAGGAAGACGCGCACGCGATTGCGGTGAGTTCGTATCAGGGCGGGCACATCGAGTTCTTCCAGTACATCGTTGATTTGCTGCGCGAACGCGGGGCGGCGCACATCAAGGTGTTCGGTGGCGGTGGCGGCGTTATCGTGCCGAGTGAAATCCGGCAAATCGAGTCAATGGGCGTGAGCAAGATTTACTCGCCGGAAGACGGGCGTACACTGGGCTTGCAGGGGATGATCAACCACCTGTTGCAGTCCGTCGACACACCGTTGGATTTCTCGCCCTGCCTCGAGGGTCCGCTTGAACTGACCCCCGATAATTCCTTGCGCGTGGCGCGATTCATTACCGCGATCGAGGAAGGGCACGACCGCCAGAACGGCTTGTTGGCCGTTATTCGCAAGCGCCTTCCGGACGCGCCGGACAAGACAATTCCCGTGCTCGGCGTAACGGGAACCGGCGGTGCGGGCAAGTCGTCGCTCGTCGACGAACTCGTGACACGCTTCTTAAACGATTTTTCCGACAAGACCGTCGCGGTATTGTCCGTGGACCCGTCGCGCCGCCGCACGGGCGGGGCCCTGCTCGGCGACCGCATCCGCATGAATGTGCTTGATCGCGGACGCGTGTATATGCGGTCGCTGGCGACACGCGCGAAGCGCTCCGATATTTCCGAATCGCTGGCCGACGCCATCGCGGTGGTAAAGGCGGCGGGGTTCGATTGGGTCATTGTCGAGACGGCAGGGATTGGGCAAGGCGACGCGGGTATCGTCCCGCTCGTCGACGTGGCGCTCTATGTGATGACCGCGGAGTTCGGAGCGCCGTCGCAGCTCGAGAAGATCGACATGCTCGATTTCGCGCACCTCGTTGCGATCAACAAGTTCGAGCGCAAGGGCAGCGAGGACGCGTTGCGGCACGTGCGCAAGCAATATCAGCGTAACCACGGGCTGTTCGACGCGAAACCGGAGGACATGCCCGTGTACGGCACCATCGCATCGAAATTCAACGATGACGGAGTTAGCGCGCTGTATCACGGCGTACTTCGAGCCATTCGCGATAAGACGGGAATTGATTGGAAATCGTCGTTACCATGGTCTCCGTACAAAACATCGTCCTCACGGACAATCATTGTGCCCACGGACAGGGTACGGTACCTCGCCGAAATCGCCGGAACCGTGCGGACGTACCGCGCATGGGCCCAGGATCAGGCGCGCATAGCGGAACAGTTGTGGCAATTGGACGGAGCGCTAGAGCAACTTTCCTTGGATGATGGCGCGCGAACGGCGCTGTCGGCAAGGAAGTCCGAACTGGAACATTCACTGTCGCCCGAATGTGCCGCCGCGCTCCGCGAGTTCGAGCGTGTGCGGAAAGACTATTCGGGCGACGAGTTCATGTATCGCGTGCGCGAGCGCGAAGTGCGAACGCCACTGTACCGAGAGAGTTTGTCGGGTACGCGTGTGCCGCGCGTAGCGTTGCCTCGGTTTCGCAATCCCGGCGACATATTGCGCTGGGTACTGTTGGAAAATGTGCCGGGCCGATTTCCGTTTACGGCCGGCGTCTTCCCGTTCAAACGGGCTGACGAAGAACCGACGCGCATGTTTGCCGGCGAAGGAGACGCCGCGCGGACCAACCGGCGGTTCAAATACCTGTCGCGCAACTCCGAGGCAAAACGGCTCTCGACCGCCTTTGACAGCGTGACACTGTACGGCTGGGACCCGGACGAGCGCCCGGATATTTATGGCAAAGTCGGCACATCGGGTGTTTCGATAGCAACGCTCGACGACATGAAGGTATTATATGACGGCTTCGATCTGTGTGCGCCGAATACGAGCGTATCGATGACCATCAATGGTCCGGCGCCGATGATACTCGCGATGTTCTTGAATACCGCCATCGACCAGCAGATTGCCAGGTTCGCGGCGGAGAAGGGGCGCGAGCCAAACGCGGAAGAGTCCGCAGCCATTCGGGACGACGCGCTGCGCTCGGTGCGGGGGACGGTCCAGGCGGATATCCTGAAGGAGGATCAGGCGCAGAACACGTGCATCTTTTCGGTAGACATCGCGTTGCGAATGATGGGCGACATTCAGCGGTACTTCATCGACCACGACGTGCGCAATTTCTATTCCGTGTCAATTTCCGGGTTCCACATGGCCGAAGCCGGATGCAATCCGATCTCGCAAGTGGCGTTCACGCTTGCGAATGGGTTTACCTTTGTCGAGTACTACCTCTCGCGCGGAATGCATATCGACGACTTCGCGCAGAATTTGTCGTTCTTCTTTTCGAGCGGGATGGACCCGGAATACGCGGTGATCAATCGCGTGGCGCGGCGCGTCTGGGCCGTGGCGATGCGCGACAAGTACGGCGCGAACGAACGGTCGCAGAAGTTCAAGGTGCATATTCAGACCAGCGGCAGGTCATTGCACAGCCAGGAATACGAGTTCAACGATATTCGCACCACGTTACAGGCGCTCATGGCGCTGAACGATAACTGCAACTCTCTGCACACGAACGCATACGACGAAGCGGTGACGACACCTTCCGAGGAGTCTGTCCGGCGCGCGCTGGCGATCCAACAAATTATCAACAAGGAATTCGGCATCTACGGCAACGAGAATGCGCTGCAAGGGTCGTTCATTATTGATGAGCTGAGCGATCTCGTGGAGGAAGCGATCCTGAAAGAATTCGAGCGCCTGTCCGATCGCGGCGGTGTGTTGGGCGCCATGGAGACTGGATACCAGCGCTCGAAGATTCAGGAGGAATCGCTCTATTACGAGTCGCTCAAGACGAGCGGAGCATATCCAATTGTCGGGGTGAATTGTTTCCTGAATCCGAATCAGGATCATGTCGAAAAGACCGAAAAGCTTGACCTGATGCGCGCGACGGAAGACGAAAAGGCGGCACAACTCCGGCGATTGCGCGAGTTTCATGCACGATATGCAAGCGAATCGAAAGCTTCGCTTCGGTCGCTGCAGCAGGTCGCGCTCTCGGACGGCAACATTTTCGAAGAATTGATGAAGACGGTGCGAACGTGCTCGCTGGGGCAGATTACGCAGGCGTTGTTCGAGGTGGGCGGGCGGTACAGGAGAAGTATGTAA
- a CDS encoding glutamate-5-semialdehyde dehydrogenase, protein MATLSQDEVSDLRSEIASIGRRARAASNVLRTLSSSLKDSALAGIARRLRDSHVELIAENEKDLDTGRKKNLSSAMLDRLALTPKRIDAMADGLEQVAALPDPVGDIVSQVVRPNGLKIAQIRVPLGVVGIIYESRPNVTADAAALCLKSGNACILRGGSEAIHSNLAIAKIFQEVATNAGVPDNAVQMISTTDRNAVGEMLKLDKYIDVIVPRGGKNLIERIYAESRIPVVAHLDGICITYVHSDADLAMAKRVCLNAKLQRPGTCNAMETMLVHSDVATAFLHEIGRELLTAGCEIRGCERTQRLIACTPAKPDDFETEFLDKILAVKVVDSLDEAIAHIGEHGSHHSDAIITASYDAAERFLNEVDSATVYVNASTRFTDGFEFGLGAEIGISTNKLHCRGPMALKELTSLKYIIRGSGQIRE, encoded by the coding sequence ATGGCGACGTTATCCCAAGATGAAGTTTCCGATTTGCGCAGCGAAATTGCGTCGATCGGCAGAAGGGCCCGCGCTGCGTCGAATGTGCTGCGCACGCTCTCATCCTCCCTCAAGGATTCCGCGCTTGCTGGGATTGCACGGCGGCTGCGCGACTCGCACGTCGAATTAATCGCAGAGAATGAGAAAGACCTCGACACCGGCCGTAAGAAAAACCTCTCCTCCGCGATGCTCGACAGGCTGGCGCTCACGCCGAAGCGCATCGACGCAATGGCGGATGGCCTGGAGCAAGTTGCCGCGCTTCCGGATCCCGTTGGAGACATCGTTTCGCAAGTAGTTCGACCGAACGGATTAAAGATCGCACAAATCCGCGTTCCGCTTGGCGTCGTCGGGATCATCTACGAGAGCCGCCCGAACGTGACCGCGGATGCGGCGGCCTTGTGCTTAAAATCGGGCAATGCGTGCATCCTTCGCGGCGGATCGGAAGCCATCCATTCGAATCTTGCGATTGCCAAAATCTTTCAAGAAGTCGCAACCAATGCGGGTGTACCCGACAACGCCGTGCAGATGATTTCCACGACGGATCGCAACGCCGTCGGCGAAATGCTGAAGCTGGACAAATACATTGACGTTATCGTGCCCCGCGGTGGGAAGAATCTCATCGAACGCATTTACGCGGAGTCGCGCATACCGGTCGTCGCCCATCTCGACGGCATCTGCATCACGTACGTCCATTCCGATGCGGACCTCGCCATGGCAAAGCGCGTCTGCCTTAACGCGAAACTCCAGCGCCCCGGCACCTGCAATGCCATGGAGACCATGCTTGTGCATTCCGATGTGGCGACTGCATTTCTCCACGAGATTGGACGTGAACTGCTCACCGCCGGATGCGAGATCCGAGGTTGCGAACGCACGCAGAGGTTGATTGCGTGTACGCCCGCCAAACCGGACGATTTCGAAACCGAATTTCTCGACAAGATTCTTGCGGTCAAAGTTGTCGATTCGCTGGATGAAGCGATCGCGCATATCGGCGAGCACGGTTCGCACCATTCTGACGCCATTATCACGGCAAGCTATGACGCCGCCGAACGCTTCCTGAACGAAGTCGACAGCGCGACGGTCTATGTCAATGCGTCAACCCGCTTCACGGACGGGTTCGAGTTTGGTCTCGGCGCCGAAATCGGCATCAGCACGAACAAGCTGCATTGCCGCGGCCCGATGGCGCTCAAAGAACTTACCAGCCTGAAGTACATCATACGGGGCTCCGGTCAGATTCGTGAGTGA
- a CDS encoding DUF485 domain-containing protein has protein sequence MHHHEDHPHVVSRNARYGLILFAVYVVLYGGFVFLAVFRTPVMGAVMPGGANLAIAYGFALIGAALVLALVYVYLCSRPVPHGPAPDARDETQPATDADRR, from the coding sequence ATGCATCATCACGAAGACCATCCGCACGTCGTCAGCCGTAACGCGCGGTACGGGTTGATACTGTTTGCGGTCTACGTCGTGCTTTACGGCGGGTTCGTATTCCTGGCGGTGTTTCGCACGCCCGTCATGGGCGCGGTGATGCCCGGCGGGGCGAATCTCGCCATCGCGTATGGATTCGCATTAATTGGCGCGGCCCTCGTGCTTGCGCTCGTTTACGTCTACCTGTGCAGTCGTCCCGTCCCGCACGGACCGGCGCCCGACGCGCGCGACGAAACGCAACCCGCCACCGACGCGGACCGCCGCTGA
- the proB gene encoding glutamate 5-kinase, which produces MQTVVIKVGTTLLTGERGFDGQIVEGLVKEIATLKKERDLNVLIVSSGAIGCGMHTLKLTERPKVLPLKQATAAIGQARLMHFYQVLFESYGNGLQTAQVLLTSSDLDDRQRYLNIRNTIHTLFSLKTVVPIVNENDSVATDELRFGDNDTLSARVASKIDADMLVILSDIDGLYDRNPSRHKDAKLIESVQLVDDSIEALAEDTGVATSVGGMKTKLHAARIACSSGLITVIANGHTPGILRSVFDGTARCTRFGASSAVMPHRKRWIAFGRSTRGALDIDDGARNALLKQGRSLLAAGITGVTGSFDMGASVRIRDGSGKDVACGLVNYSSGDIARIKGCKSSEIHAILGRKDFDEVIHRDNLVLL; this is translated from the coding sequence ATGCAAACAGTAGTCATAAAAGTTGGCACAACGTTGCTCACCGGTGAACGCGGTTTCGACGGCCAGATCGTCGAAGGTTTGGTCAAAGAGATCGCCACGCTCAAGAAGGAACGCGATCTCAATGTCCTCATCGTGTCCTCCGGCGCAATCGGGTGCGGCATGCATACGCTCAAATTGACGGAGCGTCCAAAGGTCCTGCCTTTGAAGCAGGCCACCGCCGCCATCGGTCAGGCGCGCCTCATGCATTTCTATCAGGTGCTGTTTGAATCCTATGGGAACGGCCTGCAAACGGCGCAGGTATTGCTGACGTCGTCCGACCTCGACGACCGCCAGCGGTACCTCAACATCCGCAATACCATCCATACGCTCTTCTCGCTGAAAACCGTCGTGCCTATCGTCAACGAAAACGATTCCGTCGCCACGGACGAATTGCGCTTCGGCGACAACGACACGCTCTCTGCGCGTGTCGCATCGAAGATTGACGCAGACATGCTCGTCATCCTCAGCGACATTGACGGGCTGTACGACCGAAACCCGAGCAGACACAAAGATGCAAAACTGATTGAATCGGTCCAGCTCGTCGACGACTCGATTGAGGCGCTCGCGGAAGACACCGGCGTTGCGACGTCGGTCGGCGGTATGAAGACGAAACTCCACGCCGCGCGCATCGCCTGCTCGTCGGGATTGATTACGGTGATCGCGAACGGACACACCCCCGGCATTCTGCGAAGCGTGTTCGACGGCACCGCCCGCTGCACCCGGTTCGGCGCTTCCTCCGCCGTCATGCCACATCGTAAACGCTGGATTGCCTTCGGCCGCTCGACGCGCGGCGCGCTCGATATCGACGACGGCGCGCGTAACGCCCTGCTCAAGCAGGGCCGAAGCCTCCTCGCCGCGGGCATTACCGGTGTCACGGGATCCTTCGATATGGGCGCCTCTGTCCGCATCCGCGACGGCTCCGGCAAGGACGTCGCCTGCGGGCTCGTCAACTACTCCAGCGGCGATATCGCCCGCATAAAAGGTTGCAAAAGCAGCGAAATCCACGCCATTCTAGGCCGAAAGGATTTCGATGAAGTGATCCATCGCGACAATCTGGTGCTCCTTTAG